The following coding sequences lie in one Zingiber officinale cultivar Zhangliang chromosome 2B, Zo_v1.1, whole genome shotgun sequence genomic window:
- the LOC122047833 gene encoding NAC transcription factor 29-like, whose protein sequence is MMAGDPAGLPPGFRFHPTDEELILHYLRNQAAGRPCPASIIAEVDIYKCDPWELPAKSMFGEQEWYFFSPRDRKYPNGVRPNRAAVSGYWKATGTDKPIRSGRGDGHIGVKKALVFYRGKPPKGRKTNWIMHEFRLAEAKPSNTYRPAKFSDTSMRLDDWVLCRIYRKLSHQEPAPSSVEQEQEQEEVIDAAIRNHLGHTSSFATDNDDPQPNSLLRLQKSLSVSDFLDGFGAAHNLLDALPELIPNPCMNHQLLLAEPKQRTREDSSASISANSTMESIHGLINQPLKNPNYSTDAGIQFQDEFSMLNQRFFNQQLLLNSHLGLH, encoded by the exons atgatGGCGGGGGATCCGGCGGGGCTTCCACCAGGGTTTCGGTTCCACCCGACCGATGAGGAGCTCATCTTGCACTACCTACGCAACCAAGCCGCTGGCCGGCCGTGCCCAGCTTCGATCATCGCTGAGGTTGATATCTACAAGTGTGACCCATGGGAGCTTCCTG CTAAGTCGATGTTTGGAGAGCAAGAGTGGTATTTCTTTAGCCCGAGGGATCGGAAGTATCCGAATGGGGTCCGACCGAATCGGGCGGCTGTGTCAGGGTATTGGAAGGCGACGGGGACAGATAAACCCATTCGGTCGGGCCGAGGAGATGGGCACATCGGGGTGAAGAAAGCCCTAGTGTTTTATAGAGGAAAACCGCCTAAAGGGCGAAAGACAAATTGGATCATGCATGAGTTCCGGCTCGCAGAGGCCAAACCGAGCAACACCTACCGACCCGCAAAGTTCTCCGACACCTCCATGAGG CTGGATGATTGGGTGCTGTGCAGGATCTACAGGAAACTGAGCCACCAGGAACCAGCACCATCCTCGGTAGAGCAagaacaagagcaagaagaagtgaTCGACGCAGCAATTAGGAATCATCTCGGCCACACATCGAGCTTCGCGACCGACAACGACGACCCGCAACCGAACAGCCTCCTCCGGCTGCAGAAATCACTATCAGTTTCAGACTTCCTGGATGGCTTTGGAGCTGCCCACAACCTGTTAGACGCTTTGCCTGAGCTCATCCCCAATCCCTGCATGAACCACCAGCTCTTGCTGGCTGAGCCAAAACAGAGGACCAGAGAAGACTCCTCTGCTTCAATCTCGGCAAATTCCACCATGGAAAGCATCCATGGACTCATTAATCAACCTCTCAAGAACCCTAATTACAGCACTGATGCAGGAATCCAATTCCAAGATGAATTCTCCATGCTGAACCAGAGGTTCTTCAACCAGCAGCTACTGCTCAACTCCCACCTGGGATTGCATTAG
- the LOC122047834 gene encoding NAC domain-containing protein 67-like, which translates to MGVVARRRDAEAELNLPPGFRFHPTDEELVVHYLCRKTASQRLPVPIIAEVDLYKFDPWELPEKALFGQREWYFFTPRDRKYPNGSRPNRTAGCGYWKATGADKPVATPGIGKTLAIKKALVFYHGKAPRGVKTDWIMHEYRLADTNRSPGKKGGVGGGGLRLDDWVLCRLYNKKNKWEKMQKPKTEASMESSELANSGSPLTPESVIEHDEFSPDLDDLMQYGPSKSHTGFDHQYLAPDEQQIKEERDWMMELNLENLQNPFAGIESIIDGLNQSDGYFSSAFPPLFKPMPPF; encoded by the exons ATGGGAGTGGTGGCTAGGAGAAGAGACGCGGAGGCGGAGCTGAACCTGCCGCCGGGATTCCGCTTCCACCCGACGGACGAGGAGCTCGTCGTGCACTACCTTTGCCGGAAGACGGCGAGCCAGCGGCTGCCCGTGCCGATCATCGCCGAGGTCGATCTCTACAAGTTCGACCCGTGGGAGCTTCCAG AGAAGGCGCTATTCGGGCAGCGGGAGTGGTACTTCTTCACGCCTAGGGATCGGAAGTACCCGAACGGGTCGCGGCCGAACCGGACCGCCGGGTGCGGGTACTGGAAGGCGACCGGCGCCGACAAGCCGGTGGCGACGCCCGGGATCGGCAAGACGTTGGCCATCAAGAAGGCGCTGGTGTTCTACCACGGCAAGGCGCCACGGGGCGTCAAGACGGATTGGATCATGCACGAGTACCGTCTCGCCGACACAAATCGCTCACCGGGAAAGAAGGGCGGCGTTGGCGGCGGCGGCCTTCGA TTGGACGATTGGGTGCTGTGCCGGCTgtacaacaagaagaacaagtgGGAAAAGATGCAAAAGCCAAAAACCGAAGCCTCCATGGAGTCGTCGGAGTTGGCCAACTCCGGCAGCCCCCTCACCCCCGAATCCGTCATCGAACACGACGAATTCTCGCCGGACCTCGACGATCTGATGCAATATGGCCCCTCTAAATCCCACACGGGGTTCGATCATCAATATCTGGCGCCGGACGAGCAACAGATCAAGGAGGAGAGGGACTGGATGATGGAGTTGAACCTGGAAAACTTACAGAACCCATTCGCCGGCATCGAATCCATCATCGACGGACTAAACCAGTCCGATGGCTACTTCTCATCGGCTTTTCCTCCATTGTTTAAACCAATGCCTCCGTTTTGA